The Saccharothrix variisporea genome has a segment encoding these proteins:
- a CDS encoding YciI family protein, whose amino-acid sequence MFVVLLRFTDNKAAAGQHMEGHVEWLRRGLDDGVFLLAGSLQPGLGGAVLAEGTSRNELEQRVAGDPFVAEGIVTAEVLEVSPGMADERLSFLLASR is encoded by the coding sequence ATGTTCGTCGTCCTGCTCCGCTTCACCGACAACAAGGCCGCCGCCGGGCAGCACATGGAGGGCCACGTGGAGTGGCTCCGACGCGGCCTGGACGACGGGGTCTTCCTGCTGGCGGGCAGCCTCCAGCCCGGCCTGGGCGGCGCGGTCCTGGCAGAGGGCACGTCGCGGAACGAACTGGAGCAGCGGGTGGCCGGTGACCCGTTCGTCGCGGAGGGGATCGTGACCGCGGAGGTGCTCGAGGTCTCCCCCGGCATGGCGGACGAACGGCTGAGCTTCCTGCTGGCCTCGCGCTAG
- a CDS encoding DUF3000 domain-containing protein yields the protein MTGQAEPELFRRAVATLKSVRTRPELELTEVRPPQRLAPWAFALTAEATGPADELSTGRLVLLHDPEGVEAWSGVFRLVAYVRVELDPELATDPLLPEVGWSWLVEALEVAGAQFLALGGTVTQTSSARFGDIAGPARTDDLELRASWTARDAELAAHGSAFYDVMATAVGLPPVGVSTIR from the coding sequence GTGACCGGACAGGCGGAGCCCGAACTGTTCCGGCGGGCGGTGGCGACGCTCAAGTCGGTGCGAACCCGACCCGAGCTGGAGCTGACCGAGGTGCGCCCGCCGCAGCGACTCGCGCCTTGGGCGTTCGCGCTGACCGCCGAGGCGACGGGCCCGGCCGACGAGCTGTCCACCGGCCGCCTGGTGCTGCTGCACGACCCGGAGGGCGTGGAGGCGTGGTCGGGCGTGTTCCGCTTGGTCGCGTACGTGCGGGTGGAGCTGGACCCCGAACTGGCCACCGACCCCCTGCTGCCCGAGGTGGGCTGGTCGTGGCTGGTGGAGGCCCTGGAGGTGGCCGGCGCGCAGTTCCTGGCCCTGGGCGGCACGGTGACCCAGACCTCGTCCGCCCGCTTCGGCGACATCGCCGGCCCGGCCCGGACCGACGACCTGGAGCTGCGGGCGTCCTGGACGGCCCGGGACGCCGAACTGGCCGCGCACGGCAGCGCGTTCTACGACGTCATGGCCACCGCGGTCGGCTTGCCGCCGGTGGGCGTGAGCACCATCCGCTGA
- a CDS encoding vanadium-dependent haloperoxidase, whose protein sequence is MSRITARRRLGLAALATLTLGGTLGGVAQPAAAAPVSDPVLFWNDVLLEVFRDEGGAPTPMARGGAMVHAAIYDAVNSITPIGKPYLYQTTAPNASVRHAVAYAAHDTLVAAFPGVDFSDDLADALDGAPDSGNGKAVGQAAAAAMIAARSGDGSADTTAYQVGTQPGQWRPTGRAGAATLNWGLVKPFTATSATQFRPSPPAGYATLPELLASPEYAAQVNEVKSLGSAGSTTRTAEQTRIAHFWANDLDDTYKPPGQLFAHTQIVARQRGLGTAEKARLFALVALVMGDAGIVAWDAKYQTAIDLWRPESAIRLADTDGNPATTADPNWQPLSPDADGNRWSPPFPAYVSGHATFAGAWAGAMQAYFGTDAVTFTATTEDPYAVGVTRTFTTFSAAARENARSRVYLGVHYQFDADSGLAAGTALAQHAASTFLRA, encoded by the coding sequence ATGAGCCGGATCACGGCACGGCGTCGACTGGGCTTGGCGGCCCTGGCGACGCTGACCCTGGGGGGCACTCTGGGCGGTGTGGCGCAGCCGGCGGCCGCGGCACCCGTCAGCGACCCCGTCCTGTTCTGGAACGACGTGCTGCTGGAGGTCTTCAGAGACGAAGGCGGAGCGCCGACGCCGATGGCCAGAGGCGGCGCGATGGTGCACGCGGCGATCTACGACGCCGTCAACTCCATCACGCCCATCGGCAAGCCCTACCTCTACCAGACCACTGCGCCCAACGCCTCCGTGCGGCACGCCGTCGCCTACGCCGCGCATGACACCCTGGTGGCCGCCTTCCCGGGCGTCGACTTCAGCGACGACCTCGCCGACGCCCTCGACGGCGCTCCGGACAGCGGCAACGGCAAGGCCGTCGGCCAGGCCGCCGCTGCCGCGATGATCGCCGCGCGCTCGGGTGACGGGTCCGCCGACACCACCGCCTACCAGGTCGGCACCCAGCCCGGCCAGTGGCGCCCCACCGGACGGGCCGGCGCCGCCACCCTGAACTGGGGCCTGGTGAAGCCGTTCACCGCCACGTCCGCGACGCAGTTCCGGCCCTCGCCGCCCGCCGGGTACGCCACCCTGCCCGAACTGCTGGCAAGCCCGGAGTACGCGGCGCAGGTGAACGAGGTGAAGAGCCTGGGCAGCGCCGGTTCCACCACCCGCACCGCCGAGCAGACCCGGATCGCGCACTTCTGGGCCAACGACCTCGACGACACCTACAAGCCGCCGGGCCAGCTCTTCGCCCACACCCAGATCGTGGCCCGGCAACGCGGGCTCGGCACCGCCGAGAAGGCCCGGCTGTTCGCGCTCGTCGCACTCGTCATGGGCGACGCGGGCATCGTCGCCTGGGACGCCAAGTACCAGACCGCGATCGACCTGTGGCGACCGGAGTCGGCCATCCGGCTCGCCGACACCGACGGCAACCCGGCCACCACCGCGGACCCGAACTGGCAGCCGCTGTCCCCGGACGCGGACGGCAACCGCTGGTCACCGCCGTTCCCCGCCTACGTCTCCGGGCACGCCACCTTCGCGGGCGCGTGGGCGGGCGCGATGCAGGCCTACTTCGGCACCGACGCCGTCACCTTCACCGCCACCACCGAGGACCCGTACGCGGTCGGGGTGACCCGGACGTTCACCACGTTCAGCGCCGCCGCGCGCGAGAATGCCCGCAGCCGCGTCTACCTCGGGGTGCACTACCAGTTCGACGCCGACAGCGGCCTGGCCGCCGGTACCGCGCTCGCCCAGCACGCCGCGAGCACGTTCCTGCGCGCCTGA
- the hemG gene encoding protoporphyrinogen oxidase, translating into MRTLHVAVVGGGISGLAAAHRLRCLLGPQARITVLEQADRLGGKLRTAEVGGRRYDVGAEAFLHRRPEARELVAELGLGEQVVHPTRSPSAIRAAGELRSVPAHTLMGVPASVEAVRQVLSPAGLKRVEDEPTLPPIRLDGGDVSVGALLRARFGPEVPDRLVGPLLGGVYAGRADGLGLRATMPQLATALDSGVGSLLAAAATTMPAPPQPHTTPAPVFGTLSAGLSTLVDGLVAASAAEVRLGLPVRAVIRREHDWRLEIGTPTNPEVLDVDGVVLAVPAPSARKLLADVAPAASKEYAKVELASMAVVALALPPGTELPDRSGTLLAEGERHADGTPFSAKAFTYSSRKWSHLAGEPVLVRGSVGRHGDVGVLQRDDEDLVRAVRDDLRELTGITATPIDTLVTRWGGGLPQYGVGHLDVVRGIEDAVAEVPGLAVAGATLHGVGIPACIATGDAAAARVAAHVLGRVR; encoded by the coding sequence ATGAGAACGCTCCACGTGGCGGTGGTCGGGGGCGGGATCTCCGGCCTGGCCGCCGCGCACCGGCTGCGCTGCCTGCTCGGACCCCAGGCCCGCATCACGGTGCTGGAGCAGGCCGACCGGCTGGGCGGCAAGCTGCGCACCGCCGAGGTCGGCGGCCGGCGCTACGACGTGGGCGCGGAGGCGTTCCTGCACCGCCGGCCCGAGGCCCGGGAACTGGTCGCCGAACTGGGCCTGGGCGAGCAGGTCGTGCACCCCACCCGGTCGCCCTCGGCGATCCGCGCGGCGGGGGAGCTGCGGTCCGTCCCGGCGCACACGCTGATGGGCGTGCCCGCGTCGGTCGAGGCCGTGCGGCAGGTCCTCAGCCCGGCGGGGCTCAAGCGGGTCGAGGACGAACCCACCCTGCCCCCGATCCGCCTGGACGGCGGGGACGTCTCGGTGGGCGCGCTGCTGCGGGCCCGCTTCGGCCCCGAGGTCCCGGACCGCCTGGTCGGTCCCCTCCTGGGCGGTGTCTACGCGGGCCGCGCGGACGGCCTGGGCCTGCGCGCCACCATGCCGCAACTGGCCACGGCGCTGGACTCCGGCGTCGGCTCGCTGCTGGCCGCCGCCGCCACGACCATGCCCGCCCCACCCCAGCCGCACACCACCCCGGCCCCGGTCTTCGGCACCCTCTCCGCCGGACTGTCCACTCTGGTCGACGGTCTGGTCGCCGCGTCGGCGGCGGAAGTCCGCCTGGGCCTGCCCGTGCGCGCGGTGATCCGCCGCGAGCACGACTGGCGCCTGGAGATCGGCACCCCGACCAACCCGGAGGTCCTGGACGTGGACGGCGTGGTGCTGGCCGTCCCCGCGCCCTCCGCGCGCAAACTGCTCGCCGACGTCGCCCCGGCCGCGTCGAAGGAGTACGCGAAGGTCGAACTGGCGTCCATGGCCGTGGTCGCGCTGGCCCTGCCGCCGGGCACCGAGCTGCCCGACCGGTCCGGCACGCTGCTGGCCGAGGGCGAGCGGCACGCCGACGGAACCCCGTTCAGCGCCAAGGCGTTCACCTACTCCAGTCGCAAGTGGTCGCACCTGGCCGGCGAACCGGTGCTCGTGCGCGGCAGCGTCGGCCGGCACGGCGACGTGGGTGTCCTCCAGCGCGACGACGAGGACCTGGTCCGCGCGGTCCGCGACGACCTGCGCGAGCTGACCGGCATCACGGCCACCCCGATCGACACCCTGGTCACCCGGTGGGGCGGCGGCCTGCCCCAGTACGGCGTCGGCCACCTGGACGTCGTGCGCGGCATCGAGGACGCCGTCGCCGAGGTCCCCGGCCTGGCCGTGGCCGGCGCCACGCTGCACGGCGTGGGCATCCCCGCGTGCATCGCCACCGGCGACGCGGCGGCGGCACGTGTCGCGGCGCACGTCCTCGGCCGCGTCCGGTGA
- the hemE gene encoding uroporphyrinogen decarboxylase — MENEMSDNTTAPLLVAARGGTPSRTPVWFMRQAGRSLPEYRKVRAGTAMLDACMDPELVCEITLQPVRRHDVDGAILFSDIVVPLKAAGVDLDIVPGTGPVVAKPVTTRDDVDRIPLLEAHQVQPVADAVKLLNANLGDVPLIGFAGAPFTLASYLVEGGPSKHHERTKALMHADPELWHALLSRIADITAEFLRVQVEAGVKAVQLFDSWAGALSERDYRAYVLPHSKRVLESVTTVPRIHFGVGTSELLPAMREAGADVVGVDWRTPLDVAVRRLQEAAPHLPKPVVQGNLDPALLFAGETAVRREIDRIVEEGRAAAGHIFNLGHGVLPDTDPDAITKAVEWVHRTR, encoded by the coding sequence ATGGAAAACGAGATGAGTGACAACACCACCGCACCGCTGCTCGTCGCCGCTCGCGGCGGCACGCCGTCGCGGACCCCGGTCTGGTTCATGCGCCAAGCGGGGCGCTCGCTGCCCGAGTACCGCAAGGTCCGCGCGGGCACGGCGATGCTCGACGCGTGCATGGACCCCGAGCTGGTCTGCGAGATCACCCTCCAGCCGGTCCGCCGCCACGACGTGGACGGCGCGATCCTGTTCTCCGACATCGTGGTGCCGCTCAAGGCCGCCGGTGTCGACCTGGACATCGTGCCCGGCACCGGTCCGGTGGTCGCCAAGCCCGTCACCACCCGCGACGACGTCGACCGCATCCCGCTGCTGGAAGCGCACCAGGTGCAGCCGGTCGCGGACGCGGTGAAGCTGCTCAACGCCAACCTGGGCGACGTGCCGCTGATCGGGTTCGCGGGCGCGCCCTTCACGCTGGCCTCCTACCTGGTCGAGGGCGGTCCGTCCAAGCACCACGAGCGCACCAAGGCGCTCATGCACGCCGACCCGGAGCTGTGGCACGCGCTGCTGTCCCGGATCGCCGACATCACCGCCGAGTTCCTGCGGGTGCAGGTCGAGGCGGGCGTCAAGGCGGTGCAGCTGTTCGACTCGTGGGCGGGCGCGCTGTCCGAGCGCGACTACCGCGCGTACGTCCTGCCGCACTCGAAGCGGGTGCTGGAGAGCGTGACGACCGTGCCGCGCATCCACTTCGGCGTCGGCACCAGCGAACTGCTGCCCGCCATGCGCGAGGCCGGCGCGGACGTCGTCGGCGTCGACTGGCGCACCCCGCTGGACGTGGCCGTGCGCCGCCTCCAGGAGGCCGCGCCGCACCTGCCCAAGCCGGTCGTGCAGGGCAACCTCGACCCGGCGCTGCTGTTCGCCGGCGAAACCGCGGTGCGCCGCGAGATCGACCGGATCGTCGAGGAGGGCCGGGCCGCCGCCGGGCACATCTTCAACCTCGGCCACGGGGTGCTGCCCGACACCGACCCGGACGCGATCACCAAGGCCGTCGAGTGGGTGCACCGGACACGATGA
- a CDS encoding TetR/AcrR family transcriptional regulator: MSSTVTRSRIVEVADRLFYQHGYLHTSFADIAAAVGLSRGNFYYHFKSKDAILDAVLESRVDATRRTLRDWETSNDSPADRIMRFVEIVVTNGADIRRHGCPVGTLTTELAKLDHALHDRARELFTLFRTWLRDQFVLLGHAGQADELAMHVLTFSQGVAVLSNAFRDEAYVSREVDRMRDWLSTYTR, from the coding sequence ATGAGTTCCACGGTGACCCGGAGCCGCATCGTCGAGGTCGCGGACCGGCTCTTCTACCAGCACGGATACCTGCACACGTCGTTCGCCGACATCGCCGCCGCCGTCGGCCTGTCGCGCGGCAACTTCTACTACCACTTCAAGTCCAAGGACGCGATCCTCGACGCGGTGCTGGAGTCCCGGGTGGACGCCACCCGCCGGACGCTGCGCGACTGGGAGACGTCGAACGACTCCCCGGCGGACCGCATCATGCGGTTCGTCGAGATCGTCGTCACCAACGGCGCCGACATCCGGCGGCACGGCTGCCCGGTCGGCACGCTCACCACCGAACTGGCCAAGCTCGACCACGCCCTGCACGACCGGGCCCGCGAGCTGTTCACCCTGTTCCGCACGTGGCTGCGCGACCAGTTCGTGCTGCTCGGCCACGCCGGGCAGGCCGACGAACTGGCCATGCACGTGCTCACCTTCAGCCAGGGCGTGGCGGTGCTGTCCAACGCCTTCCGCGACGAGGCGTACGTCTCGCGGGAGGTCGACCGGATGCGCGACTGGCTGAGCACCTACACGAGATGA
- a CDS encoding AfsR/SARP family transcriptional regulator: MIEIGLLGEIAVRVGGRPVDPGPARQRLVLAALAVEVGRAVPVDRLAARVWGGTPPRRPRETLHSYVSRLRPVLAAGGVTVERRSGGYALVAEPSTVDLHRFRDLCGLARAAGDDERAGAALAEAVALWRGAALTGVEGEWAAAERDRLALELWDAELDLTDVRLRLGAGEELVAQLATRTDAHPLDERIAAQHMQALYRAGRAADALEHYRRLRERLVEELGTEPGEAVRRLHQRILAADPALTAARVPRQLPAVRVSTVPIAVPRQLPAAPAPFVGRHDDLACLDTAPAAAGRSAAVLISALGGGGGIGKTWLALHWAHRHADRFPDGQLFVDLRGFSPDSEPLHPAAAVRGFLDALGVDPGRVPTDPDAQAALYRSLVAGKRLLVVLDNAATADQVVPLLPGTPTCAVLVTSRTRLAALIDRHGARHVQLDVLSHEEARALLVERLGHERVAAEPAATDDLVELCGRYPLALSITARHAATHPRAALAEVAAELRDLGLDVLDHDDPAASLPAVLSWSLHGLNAELRQAFALLAVAPGPDIDLPAAASLTGLPEARARRVLHALEDASLLDRHPHGRYAMHDLVRAYAAGTAHDLPEPVRDAALERVVDFYLHTTHTADRLLDPHRAPIRLDPPASGVHPRPLPDRPSALAWLDAHHLHLVATQHTAAAHHRYQAVWHLARGLTTLHWWRGHRHDEIALGQAAADATRSPDATGSAGAAGSAGAGSAGAAGSAGAGSSGAAGSAGAAGSAGAGSAGVAGSGAAWSPDATRSDDAAPRILAHRRLGHAHTRLGWHEQAVAHLHQALALAEHHHDPGQQARTHRALAWAWQQRGDDQRALEHAHHALRLYRALDEPVGEADALNAVGWYAARLGDHDTARAHCQAALALYRRHRDSAGEAATRYSLGHIEHHAGHHRRAVRHYEQAAGRLFVQPGEGAPARTEAPSRHAGPTP, encoded by the coding sequence GTGATCGAGATCGGGTTGTTGGGGGAGATCGCGGTCCGGGTGGGCGGCAGACCGGTGGATCCGGGGCCGGCCCGGCAGCGGCTGGTGCTGGCCGCGTTGGCGGTGGAGGTCGGCCGGGCCGTGCCGGTGGACCGCCTGGCCGCGCGGGTGTGGGGTGGGACGCCGCCCCGACGTCCGCGCGAGACGCTGCACAGCTACGTGTCGCGGCTGCGCCCGGTCCTCGCCGCGGGCGGGGTGACCGTGGAGCGCAGGTCCGGTGGCTACGCGCTGGTCGCCGAACCGTCCACTGTGGACTTGCACCGCTTTCGGGACCTGTGTGGACTGGCCCGCGCGGCGGGCGACGACGAGCGGGCCGGGGCGGCGCTGGCCGAGGCGGTGGCGTTGTGGCGGGGCGCGGCGCTGACGGGCGTCGAGGGGGAGTGGGCGGCGGCGGAACGGGACCGGTTGGCGCTGGAGCTGTGGGACGCCGAGCTGGACCTAACGGACGTGCGGCTGCGGTTGGGCGCGGGCGAGGAACTGGTGGCGCAGCTGGCGACGCGCACCGATGCGCACCCGCTGGACGAGCGCATCGCCGCTCAGCACATGCAGGCCCTCTACCGCGCCGGCCGTGCGGCGGACGCCCTGGAGCACTACCGGCGGCTCCGCGAGCGGCTGGTGGAGGAGCTGGGCACCGAGCCCGGCGAGGCCGTGCGGCGCCTGCACCAGCGGATCCTCGCCGCCGACCCCGCCCTGACCGCCGCGCGCGTGCCCCGGCAGCTCCCCGCCGTGCGCGTGAGCACAGTGCCGATCGCCGTGCCCCGGCAGCTTCCCGCCGCACCGGCGCCCTTCGTCGGCCGCCACGACGACCTGGCCTGCCTGGACACCGCGCCGGCCGCCGCCGGCCGGAGCGCCGCGGTCCTCATCTCCGCGCTCGGCGGCGGGGGCGGGATCGGCAAGACCTGGCTCGCGCTGCACTGGGCCCACCGCCACGCCGACCGGTTCCCCGACGGGCAGCTGTTCGTCGACCTGCGCGGGTTCAGCCCCGACAGCGAACCCCTGCACCCGGCGGCGGCCGTGCGCGGGTTCCTCGACGCGCTCGGCGTGGACCCCGGCCGCGTCCCGACCGACCCGGACGCGCAGGCCGCCCTGTACCGCAGCCTCGTCGCGGGGAAGCGGCTGCTGGTGGTGCTGGACAACGCCGCCACCGCCGACCAGGTCGTCCCCCTGCTGCCCGGCACCCCGACGTGCGCCGTGCTGGTCACCAGCCGCACCAGGCTCGCCGCCCTCATCGACCGGCACGGCGCCCGCCACGTGCAACTGGACGTCCTGTCCCACGAAGAGGCCCGCGCCCTGCTGGTCGAGCGCCTCGGGCACGAGCGGGTGGCCGCCGAACCCGCCGCCACCGACGACCTGGTGGAGCTGTGCGGGCGCTACCCGCTGGCCCTGTCGATCACGGCCCGCCACGCCGCCACCCACCCGCGCGCCGCGCTCGCCGAGGTCGCCGCCGAACTGCGCGACCTCGGCCTGGACGTGCTCGACCACGACGACCCCGCCGCCAGCCTGCCCGCCGTGCTGTCCTGGTCCCTGCACGGCCTGAACGCCGAGCTGCGGCAGGCGTTCGCGCTGCTGGCCGTCGCTCCCGGCCCCGACATCGACCTGCCCGCCGCCGCCTCCCTCACCGGCCTGCCCGAGGCCCGCGCCCGCAGGGTCCTGCACGCCCTGGAGGACGCCTCCCTGCTCGACCGGCACCCGCACGGCCGCTACGCGATGCACGACCTGGTCCGCGCCTACGCCGCCGGCACCGCCCACGACCTCCCGGAACCGGTGCGGGACGCGGCGCTGGAGCGGGTCGTGGACTTCTACCTGCACACCACCCACACCGCGGACCGCCTCCTGGACCCGCACCGCGCGCCGATCCGGCTCGACCCGCCCGCCTCCGGCGTCCACCCGCGCCCGCTGCCCGACCGCCCGTCCGCGCTGGCCTGGCTGGACGCCCACCACCTCCACCTGGTCGCCACCCAGCACACCGCCGCCGCCCACCACCGCTACCAGGCGGTCTGGCACCTGGCCCGCGGCCTGACGACGCTGCACTGGTGGCGGGGGCACCGCCACGACGAGATCGCCCTGGGCCAGGCCGCGGCCGACGCCACCAGATCACCCGACGCCACCGGTTCGGCCGGCGCCGCGGGTTCGGCCGGCGCTGGGTCGGCCGGCGCCGCGGGTTCGGCTGGCGCTGGGTCGTCCGGTGCCGCGGGTTCGGCTGGCGCCGCGGGTTCGGCCGGTGCTGGGTCGGCCGGCGTCGCGGGGTCTGGTGCTGCCTGGTCGCCCGATGCCACCAGGTCGGACGACGCCGCGCCGCGCATCCTCGCCCACCGCCGCCTCGGCCACGCCCACACCAGGCTGGGGTGGCACGAGCAGGCCGTCGCCCACCTGCACCAGGCCCTCGCCCTGGCCGAGCACCACCACGACCCCGGCCAGCAGGCCCGCACCCACCGCGCCCTCGCGTGGGCCTGGCAGCAGCGGGGTGACGACCAGCGGGCACTGGAGCACGCCCACCACGCCCTGCGCCTCTACCGCGCCCTGGACGAGCCGGTGGGGGAGGCCGACGCGCTCAACGCGGTGGGGTGGTACGCCGCCCGGCTGGGCGACCACGACACCGCCCGCGCCCACTGCCAGGCCGCCCTCGCCCTGTACCGCCGCCACCGCGACTCCGCCGGAGAAGCGGCCACCCGGTACAGCCTGGGCCACATCGAGCACCACGCCGGCCACCACCGCCGGGCCGTCCGCCACTACGAGCAGGCCGCCGGCCGGCTGTTCGTCCAGCCGGGAGAGGGCGCCCCCGCGCGAACGGAAGCGCCCTCTCGTCACGCCGGCCCTACTCCTTGA
- the hemQ gene encoding hydrogen peroxide-dependent heme synthase, whose product MARLNYNELNDTIRYTMWSVFRVEPGRLPEDRGPAAAETQAYLDGLESKGVVVRGVYDVAGLRADADFMIWWHAEEIEQVQAAYTGFRRTPLGRASTPVWSQVALHRPAEFNRSHIPAFLAGEDPRKYVCVYPFVRSYEWYLLPDEDRRRMLADHGKEARDYPDVRANTVASFALGDYEWILAFEADELHRIVDLMRHLRGTEARRHVREEIPFYTGTRIPAAELVTNLP is encoded by the coding sequence ATGGCCCGCCTGAACTACAACGAGCTCAACGACACCATCCGCTACACCATGTGGTCGGTCTTCCGCGTCGAGCCGGGACGCCTCCCGGAGGACCGCGGCCCGGCCGCCGCCGAGACCCAGGCCTACCTCGACGGCTTGGAGTCCAAGGGCGTCGTGGTGCGCGGGGTGTACGACGTGGCGGGCCTGCGCGCCGACGCGGACTTCATGATCTGGTGGCACGCCGAGGAGATCGAACAGGTCCAGGCCGCCTACACCGGCTTCCGCCGCACCCCGCTGGGCCGCGCGTCCACCCCGGTCTGGAGCCAGGTCGCCCTGCACCGCCCGGCCGAGTTCAACCGCAGCCACATCCCGGCGTTCCTGGCCGGCGAGGACCCGCGCAAGTACGTGTGCGTGTACCCGTTCGTGCGGTCCTACGAGTGGTACCTGCTGCCCGACGAGGACCGCCGCAGGATGCTGGCGGACCACGGCAAGGAGGCGCGGGACTACCCGGACGTGCGGGCCAACACCGTGGCGTCGTTCGCGCTGGGCGACTACGAGTGGATCCTGGCCTTCGAGGCCGACGAGCTGCACCGGATCGTGGACCTCATGCGCCACCTGCGCGGGACCGAGGCACGGCGGCACGTGCGCGAGGAGATCCCGTTCTACACCGGCACCCGGATCCCGGCCGCGGAACTGGTCACCAACCTGCCGTGA